The Plasmodium vivax chromosome 13, whole genome shotgun sequence nucleotide sequence GGAGCGGCGCAGTGAGGGGCATATACATCTGTGTAGAAGCGGTTTATGCATCTGTGTAGGAGCGGCATATGCATCTGCGTAGAAGCGGTTTATGCATCTGTGTAGGAGCGGCATATGCATCTGCGTAGAAGCGGTTTATGCATCTTCGTATGAGCGGCGTATGCACATCCGTTTGGAGCCCTTTATGCAGCTTTTTTCGagtggcctccccccctgcgcggcGCGTGCACCCTCCCACGCACCCCCGTGCTTATACCCCCCATGCGTATATGCCATGTGCTCACACACTCATTGCCTCTCTCCCCTgtaccgctccccccctgcagaaaataagaagaagCCGCGACTGACCCTGGCCGAGAAGGTTAAGATGAAAGCCACGGAGAAGAAGGGCAGCCCCACGAAGGAAAGCTCCGGCGGAAAGTCCCCAcccaagaggaagaaggtaAAGCAGAAATGGGCCTGTGTCAGCATGTTTCCACGCTTCGTGCATTGGAGCAAGAGAGTTCCCcctgatatattttttctttttctcccttcccTCCACCGCCTATCATTGTGCCCATTTGGTCAATTCCCTCCCCCTCGCCCCGCAGAGCAACTTACTGGATGGCTCAAAGTCGAAAAAGGGAGCCAAATTTGACAGCGACGATTCGAGCAAAGATGTAAGTCACGTTATTCCGGCGGTGTGTGGCGCGTCGCCAAGAGTTAGCAGTTACTCTTCTCTTTCTGCTTTGCTATGCCCGTgctgcttcccttttgctacTTGGTCCCCCCCTCTACATACCCCTTCTCATGTGGGCCTGTCGTGcctgttcccccctttttacagTTTGCCTCATCAGATGACAGTGACAGCTCGTATAACATATAAGGAGGAGGACTCCCCAATGCTGACGCCTGGGTGGCTACTCACATCATGAGGCAGCCTGTTCACTGcaccaaaaaaggagacccGCTAGTTGGACCGTATTtacctaattttttttgtatatatatatatatatatatatgtgtgtgtgtgtgtcagTCTGTCTGCCTGCGTGCGTGTGTGCCTACCTACGTGTGCGTcgttttgcctcccccgttccttccctttttacgaTGCGTGTGTGCGTTCGTGCGGGCGGGGTCTTCCCCTTTCAGTTGGCAGAAGCGTCCCCTCTGCAGTGGTACTTGCACCTTTGCATTTGCAAACTCGAACGGACTCCCGCCGACTGGCGGTGCTTTTATTAAGTAAAAGGTGGGGACCTGACGCGGTCCCCGAGGTGGTTCCAGAGGTGGTCCAAGAGGTGGCCGTGCACGTTCGCGTAACAGCCGCGTAACACCACAGTGCTGTGTTTCTAACTAGGTGAACGAGGCCGCTCTTCGAACACTCCTTCGCTTTGTAGCTGTGCAAACCgccgaaaagggggagcctCCCCGCAGTGGTGTTATGTCCCCCCCTCCCGGTCATCATCAAAATGGACCTTTTCTAAGTGCTTCTCTGGGggttaataaaaagggaggcTTTTCCGAGCTGCTTCACACCCATATGTGTGGggtccctattttttttttttttttttcccaagcGATGCTAGCTTTTTGTGTGCATCGAATTGGAAGCCCTACCAATTgaagtagcaaaaaaaaaaaaaaaaaaaaaaaaaaaaacacagaagtGTATGCAATTATATTGTGCTCCATTTAGCTGCAATAAATTATGCCATGTTGAGATAAACTgagtttattatttttttcttttctgggTGAGGTGAAGTGTCCCCCTTCATATTTTCCTGCACGTGTGCGATTTCGTTAATCCGCTGAAAATTGCAAACTGATTAAGGGCCCGTCGAAAGGATATTAACCactcccccttccccctatGTATCAAACAAAGTGTGAAAGTAAAATCCTAAGAGGTGTAGACAAATATGATCAATTTGTTTGACCCTTATCAGGAGAGGTGTGTACCCATTTTCCATTCCGCCTACTAACTAAgtgttataataaaatatgtgtgGCTCCATCCCACCGCCGATGTGAAATCACCCGAATGGAAAGGTGTGTGtagaaatgtttttttttttttcatgcggAATTGTGTTAACATGTGGGCAGTATTCTGATGGAAGTTGTGTGCAGAATAAGTTGGCCGTGTCAAACGAAGGAGGGGAAATACGAGAGAGTGACAGCTGTTTGCAGACAGGGGAGTTGTTCACATGGTCACCACAGTGATCGTCAATTTTCCTGCTACGCGGGGGGAGTGACACGCTTCCACGTGAGCAAACCAGAAAGGAGTTGGGAGGTTTCCTCGAGGGTGACTATCATGCATTGTGTATAAGAGGAGGACCCCCTCGGCATGGTGTTACGAGTGAGAACATCCCGATGTGTTGGTTAGTGATGAACTTAGTGGGGggacataaataatatatatatatttttttttttttttttttttttcttcccatttggtgtACTCCCTCCCTTCTCCCTGTACGTACAACATAAAATGCGGCCTTTTCTACAAACTGCAGATTTACGCTTCAGATTATTCACCCTATCAGTGGGTGCCCCCCTTTCAGATAAAATGCCAATAAACAGGAATGGAACAACGTTGCGAAGATTTTGAGatatggcaaaaaaaaaaaaaaaaatatatttaccacGCCCTGTCGGAAGATGGATGAAGAGCTGGTCAACATTACGATCTTTGGGAGGGGCGCAGATGGGCACCATTTTTTCCGTCCACAAAATTTACCAATTTGAAGAGACACCTCCATTTTAGCAAACGAGTTGGGctcttttactttttcgaaataatttttcgtaAGCGGCGGTCACCCCGTCGAACTGACCGAGGGGAGCGCGGTTGACACTCATTTCGGTGGGgcgaaaaaagagaaacagAAGGGAGGAGACGGGAACAGGAAAGGCCACCCCCTCGCAGAtcattaaaaaggggcaaccgCTTAAACACAAGCAGAACGGCGCGCTGCACAGAGTTAATCACGTACTTGCACATAGAATGGAAAATACTTAAGTGGTTGAAAATTCAGGTCGAACTGGgtgcccccccaaaaaatggTAAGCCTTTTATGTACCCCTCAGCTTAACCgtgtatgcacatgcacaagTGTAAATAGCCATAGGGAGGGGTGAGTGACGTACTAGgaggcatataaaaaaaaaaacattccaTTCCGTGAGCAGAAATAGCCAGGGTGGGCAATCCTTTTGATAGTTACACGGTGAGGGTATCCCCTTCCGTAGTTAAAtcgttacatttttatatcctCTTCTTGTTCGCACTGTGCTACTcccgttttttctttttaaactTACAATTGGTGCAAACGCTGAAAGTGGTGTACTGCGCGAGGATATGCAGCGAGgtggaagggggaaaggggctCACTTCGTGGCGGGGAAGGCTCTCCCCAAGCAGCGCCTTTATATTTTGTCACTTGAAGAAATACCATATAAGggaatcacaaaaaaaaaggatttttcaaaaaaggaaaaaaaaaaaaggtatttcCATGCGTCATATGTGCCTCTTTACaagtagcatttttttttttttttttttttccttcttgtgtgtgtgtgcacgtgctattttttttttgcttccgtGGAGCCTATCCCGCAAAGGGGGATGCAAAAAGAATGCCTCTTTGtgtacttatttatttagttATTTAGTTATTTAGTTATTTAGTtatttagttattttttggccgagttgaacaaattttttctgcttcggTCAATGTGCGTACAATTGCCGCGTTTGCGAAATTTTGGGCCGCTAAATCCCCCCACTTTGCGCGGCGAGCGCGAGCCGTACCCGGGTCATCGTGCACGCCGCGCGCATGCCAGCGCGCATACGTAAAAGTAGCACGCCTATGCAAGGTGTACGCGAAAGTACGCATGCCGCTCGCTTGGGTGTACGCAAAGGTATGCATGCCGCTCACTGGGTGTACGCCGAAGTAGTGCGTAATTCCCCGCGCGcgcatacgcatatgcatacgtacacGTATGGTATGCGATAAAAATGGGCATTTTTTACGTACCCACGGTTGGcgattttcttattttttcagctttattttatcttttcacaCCCTCCACCCCCCAGTCCACCTCGCGCGTTATCGGCACTTCGTCATCCCCATCGCGCGCGATACTCTTATGGCAAAATAGCATACCATATTTTAACGCATTTTTGCGTATTCAAAAAGGtacgcaggaaaaaaaaaaaaaaaaaaaaaaaaaacactcagTATACATATTAATCAACCTCACTGTGCGCAGAACACCGTACATGCCTCAGTggcgtttaaaaaaaaaaaaaaaggttgatttgtttttcaaTCAAAAATGAGCTTAAAATTccggaaggaagaaaatgagcAGAGAAGAAATTATCACTTGCACATGCAACAAATTAGCAATTTGTTCTCGCCCGCGTAGGCGTTTACGTGCCCCCTATTTATTGCGCGTCCCCCTTCGCGCCACTGTGCGGCCAGCTGAGATCAACTGAGATCAACTGAGGTCAACTGCGACCAACTGAGACAAACTGCCAGCAGTTGCGACCATTTTGCTCACCCCTGTGtgttttccccgttttgttCGCATTTCCTCGTCGGACCTGCTGGCACTACTGCTCTGATCCCGCTAGCATTTCTTGCTCGGACCGACCGGCATTTCTCTCCGACCCCGTTTCCACTTTATTCACATTCTGTTCCCACGTCTGTGCGTTTTTGTGTCCCCCTTTATGTGCGCACCactgttcccatttttcgccCAATTTTCTGCCACGTTTTCGCCCACATTTttctgcccattttgtgcccacatttccacttcttttttctgcccaTTTCCACCCcgtttcgaattttttttcgttttctcccACTTTCACactttcctcatttttccttcacccCTCGAATTGCATACGATattgcgtatttttttcccccctttttgctttctctttttttttcacgtgcTGGTCACCCCCCGTTTCGAGCacgtaatatttttttttttttcgagccAAGTTGGGACTGTACGCCATTTTGTACATCCGGCGCGCGTTACGCACAAGCGTGTACCTGCCGCGCGTAGTGTACCTGCCAGGCGTAGTGTACTTGCCGCGTCACGACTTATATGCGCATTCCACGCCATGTGCTGCCATGTGCTGCCACACGCTGCCATACGCTGCCACACGCTGCCACACGCTGCCACACGCTGCCATACGCTGCCATACGCTGCCATACGCTGCCATACACTGCCGTGTTATTTTCACTTCTCATGTAATTCACATCCTGTGCTTGTAATTTCATACAGCTCGCATTTTTTGAAGTGAAAGCATTCTGGGcctgtttccccctttttgtccGCCGtgatttttgttttttttttttttttccaagagGGACTTTTATCACTGGGCgggatttttttaaaatgttaaaggagggaaaaaaaaaagaaacaacaaGCTGATGCGGCATAGTAGAGAAAGTAACAGCTGTGGAGCAGCCAACTGGCGACATCACAACTGTCATTCATTCACACCATctagcttaaaaaaaaaaaaaacaccaagggggaggggaagaaaaaaaaaaaaataaaaatacctGAGAAAGtatcccccctccccccataTTGAcatgaaaacataaaaaaaaacgaatgagcCACTCCAAAATGAGTTCTGTTCAAGGCTCGAGTGTACACAAAGTGTTAAATaggaataaaatgaaaattgcCTTTGACCATGGTTTGACCTGTGGAGGTATAAATaaaggcaaaacaaaaatggagaagaaggaaaatgcaGAGTGGGACGTACAGAACTATGCTTGCAACATGCCAGTGAAAAAGGGACGCTACTTTggcgaaaatgcaaaagtgtTGCTCCTTGTTATGCGCCACCTACATAAGAGGCATGACCACCAGAGTGCCATCTATGGGGCGATGAAGAAGACGAATTTTTTGAGCAATATCAAGTGCGGAGTTTTGCTGTTGCTTGTGTTGTATAAGAATAGGAAGAAGGCTAGTCTTGTGGCGGACCTTTCGGTGAAATCGGGTGCCCCAGGGGGGGTCCTGTCTCACGGGGAAGAGACATACAGCAGTGGTGATGCGGGACGCGATGACGAGCAGCGTATCTACCTGGATAGACACTCCAGAGGAAGGATCGCCTCCCCacccaaaaagaaaaataaacttcTTTTAAGAAGAAGCGGGGATGGTGCcgcccccccattttgtaaaaatgccAACTGCGTAAAGGTGACCAAAAAGATAGGCTACCACAAGAGAAccaaaagaaggggaaacgTTCATGCGAGGTTTCATCGGGTGAGTAGCTCCAAATGGTCATGCTGTCCGCCGAAGGGTGCGGACCTGGAAGGAAGTGAGCAGCCGGTGCAGTCGATACAGTCGGTACAGTCGGCACACTCGGTAGACCCGGGAGAGGTTCCCCCGCTTGCCGAATGGAAGAACTGCTCCACCCGAAGAACCACTATCGTGAAGACACCCCCCGGTAAGGCGCGCCTCGCAACGCGGACGGCCACCCCCAGCACGAGTGTTAACCACCCCAAAGTGAGCAACAAATTTGAAGCCATTCCCCTGTGCAGACCATGTGCCTTACGCTGTGCAGGAGATTCCAGCCAAGGGAAGACACACACAGTTGGTTCCTTCGCCCTCATTAATGATTTAACTTTTTgtaagcaaaatgggaagaaggcGTTATGTTCCCACGTGGATGGCAACAACGTAAGTGCATCAATAGCTAATACAAACGATGGAGTGacccttttattttcgcgACTTGTCCACGCCAAGGGGAAAGATCCTCAATTTGAACCCAAATGTGAAGCACTCATTTTCACAGCAAAGGACAATCGGGgtgttccttttatttttcccctttcgagCTTCAAAAAGGTGggaagcaataaaaaaatatttgtaacTGTGGGGAACGGTCAAATGAGTAGCAGCTGTGGTGAAACCAACTGGTGCGGTGGTGAAAACGGTTTAAGAAggaccccccttttgtgtttACATGCGATTAATCGGTTCGCAACCAACAGGGTAGCCATCATAGGGGTGATAGCCCAAGGAACCATCTGTGCTGTTGCCAAATTGCTGCTCCAAGTAGTCATCATTAGCGTTGCACAAATGGCAACTCTAATGGGTGTCATTATAAGCTCCG carries:
- a CDS encoding hypothetical protein (encoded by transcript PVX_084860A) codes for the protein MEKKENAEWDVQNYACNMPVKKGRYFGENAKVLLLVMRHLHKRHDHQSAIYGAMKKTNFLSNIKCGVLLLLVLYKNRKKASLVADLSVKSGAPGGVLSHGEETYSSGDAGRDDEQRIYLDRHSRGRIASPPKKKNKLLLRRSGDGAAPPFCKNANCVKVTKKIGYHKRTKRRGNVHARFHRVSSSKWSCCPPKGADLEGSEQPVQSIQSVQSAHSVDPGEVPPLAEWKNCSTRRTTIVKTPPDHVPYAVQEIPAKGRHTQLVPSPSLMI